In a genomic window of Carassius auratus strain Wakin unplaced genomic scaffold, ASM336829v1 scaf_tig00216334, whole genome shotgun sequence:
- the LOC113097625 gene encoding lysine-rich nucleolar protein 1-like has protein sequence MAVDGATKEKKKKKKVKLEDVQDKGVTACHDVSVQTVVKKEEPLIINIRDGEKQESDAAEKKKKKKKKMKEEVEANSPVCCNAAVQTTVKPESSDINISDVPEKKKKKKKKIKEEAEQIQEEVIVSVDGDHLVSKKKKAKKQGYEEEVEGVKKKKKKKEVEVEEEEADLGHSVELVKKKKKKRKIDDVAEQEQNTELADGQMKKKRKRQKEADACEVVEQKVKKKKKKSSAEEEPDEISSNKKVEKKKKKLKKKLKSVDEGESHPHTNGAQERPSDKKMKKKKKIRAMTDDVIEIQEEPTGKKGRKEDRNKTPEKMKKKKPKEEHHETVVEKANKASDVVFLSAKPGNQDEVSIDQARRLALQRDIDQESQPKPNLGQWGTAQFDSSDRQAKFLRLMGGFKKSSQPLSGSSGQASMALGKEGQQTLQQGLLGEFERAQSRRMDFRNKGAGLGFAAPSNKKFAIDANARNSVRFDD, from the exons ATGGCAGTGGACGGGGCGaccaaggagaagaagaaaaagaaaaaagtaaagttGGAGGATGTTCAGGATAAAGGCGTGACAGCGTGTCATGATGTGTCCGTCCAGACTGTTGTTAAAAAAGAAGAACCACTGATCATAAACATCAGAGATGGAGAGAAGCAGGAGAGCGATGCagctgagaagaagaaaaagaagaaaaagaaaatgaaggagGAAGTGGAAGCGAACAGCCCTGTGTGTTGCAATGCAGCCGTTCAGACGACCGTCAAACCAGAGAGCTCCGATATAAACATCAGCGACGTtcctgagaagaagaagaagaagaagaagaagataaagGAGGAAGCAGAACAGATCCAAGAGGAAGTGATCGTCAGTGTGGATGGAGATCATTTAGTGTCCAAGAAAAAGAAAGCCAAGAAACAAGGGTATGAAGAAGAGGTGGAaggtgtaaaaaagaaaaagaagaaaaaagaggtAGAGGTCGAAGAAGAAGAGGCTGATTTAGGACACAGTGTGGAGCTggtcaaaaagaagaaaaagaagagaaaaatcgATGATGTGGCCGAGCAAGAGCAAAATACAGAACTGGCAGATGGACagatgaagaagaaaagaaaaaggcagAAAGAAGCAGATGCGTGTGAAGTGGTGGAGCAAAaggtgaagaaaaagaagaagaaatcttCAGCAGAGGAGGAGCCTGATGAGATCAGCTCTAATAAAaaggtggagaaaaaaaagaaaaagctgaaGAAGAAATTAAAAAGCGTGGATGAAGGTGAGAGTCATCCTCACACCAACGGAGCACAGGAGAGACCATCAGacaagaagatgaagaagaagaagaaaatcagGGCGATGACTGATGATGTCATTGAGATCCAGGAGGAGCCGACGGGAAAGAAGGGGAGGAAAGAGGACAGAAACAAAACCcctgaaaaaatgaaaaagaaaaaacctaAAGAGGAGCATCATGAGACCGTCGTGGAGAAAGCAAATAAAGCG TCTGATGTCGTGTTCCTGTCAGCGAAGCCTGGAAACCAGGATGAGGTTTCTATAGATCAG GCCCGCAGACTCGCCCTACAGAGGGACATTGACCAGGAATCACAGCCGAAGCCG AATCTTGGCCAGTGGGGCACGGCACAGTTCGACAGCTCTGACAGACAAGCCAAGTTCCTGCGCTTGATGGGCGGCTTTAAAAAGAGCAGCCAGCCCCTCTCAGGATCCTCCGGCCAGGCCAGCATGGCGCTGGGGAAAGAAGGCCAACAGACTTTGCAGCAAGGCCTTCTGGGAGAGTTTGAGCGTGCACAGAGCCGCCGTATGGACTTCAGGAATAAAGGAGCCGGATTGGGGTTTGCGGCGCCGTCCAATAAGAAGTTTGCTATTGATGCGAATGCAAGGAACTCGGTGCGATTCGATGACTGA
- the LOC113097631 gene encoding G-protein coupled receptor family C group 5 member B-like, which yields MAVRPTLVVILFLIGCCALEDPPKVMAPPPPHGCGATVDPPYRVLCDLESVWGVVLEAIACGGTVSALILAIVLLAKLKTITEPEKRCGVGPLLLLLAGTMGLFSLSLVFLVGRGEVLCMVRRGLWGVLFAMCFSCLLVQGVRLKKLAGGRRSPVGSSLAGLAFALTVVQGIIAGEWLLLTVVREGHAACDYLPLDFVLVCSYALVLLLAASMLSLAVVLCGGSNREESSRRSMKWRCNAVWLFLSCLSSLLLWIAWLGFYLYGDATITTIAKDWDEPALAVALVTEGWVLLLFHAIPETHLCLRPSSQRNTDTGQNYYDTPQPPTAQSYHDDERPTNPRAPFAESQAYTVEEHSAVLQTGGYHNGLIRPAVPYRSHVYQPTEMALLMNAGPIPSAPPNFTGRHLW from the exons ATGGCTGTAAGGCCCACCCTCGTCGTCATTCtctttctgattggctgctgcgcTCTTGAGGACCCGCCCAAGGTTATGGCCCCACCCCCTCCTCATGGGTGTGGCGCTACAGTGGACCCGCCCTACAGAGTTTTGTGCGATCTGGAGTCTGTGTGGGGCGTGGTGCTGGAGGCCATAGCATGCGGCGGGACCGTATCCGCTCTGATCCTGGCCATAGTTCTTTTAGCCAAGCTGAAAACCATAACGGAACCAGAGAAGCGCTGTGGTGTCGGCCCTCTCCTCCTCCTATTGGCTGGAACCATGGGTCTCTTCAGCCTATCGCTGGTCTTCTTGGTGGGGCGTGGCGAGGTGCTCTGCATGGTGCGCCGTGGGCTGTGGGGGGTGCTGTTTGCGATGTGTTTCTCTTGTCTGCTGGTGCAGGGAGTGCGGCTGAAGAAGCTGGCCGGAGGGAGGCGGAGCCCAGTGGGCAGCTCTCTCGCCGGATTGGCTTTTGCTCTCACTGTGGTTCAAGGCATCATTGCTGGAGAGTGGCTTCTGCTTACGGTGGTCCGCGAGGGACATGCAGCCTGCGATTACCTGCCTTTAGACTTTGTGCTGGTGTGTAGCTATGCTCTAGTGTTGTTGCTAGCTGCTAGCATGTTGTCGTTGGCTGTGGTGTTGTGCGGAGGGAGCAACAGAGAGGAATCGAGCAGGAGGAGTATGAAGTGGAGATGCAACGCTGTCTGGCTTTTCCTCTCATGTCTGTCTTCGCTTCTCCTCTGGATCGCCTGGCTCGGTTTCTATCTGTACGGAGACGCCACCATCACGACCATAGCGAAGGATTGGGATGAGCCGGCATTAGCAGTCGCCTTGGTGACCGAGGGTTGGGTGCTGCTGTTATTTCATGCTATCCCAGAAACGCACCTGTGCTTGCGTCCATCCAGTCAGAGGAACACAGACACCGGCCAGAACTACTACGACACTCCTCAGCCGCCAACGGCACAAAGTTACCATGATGACGAGCGGCCGACCAATCCCAGAGCTCCGTTCGCAGAGAGCCAGGCGTACACCGTAGAAGAGCACAGTGCGG TTCTGCAGACTGGAGGTTATCATAACGGATTGATACGTCCCGCTGTGCCGTACCGCAGTCACGTTTACCAGCCCACGGAGATGGCCCTGCTCATGAACGCTGGACCA ATCCCATCCGCCCCCCCAAACTTCACTGGGAGGCATCTGTGGTGA